In one window of Apium graveolens cultivar Ventura unplaced genomic scaffold, ASM990537v1 ctg4882, whole genome shotgun sequence DNA:
- the LOC141702332 gene encoding AT-hook motif nuclear-localized protein 29-like yields the protein MRFSLCGLNDNAREQQLYGGGGGFFPKSCPRGRPRGSKNKPKTPVVHNCESSNVLEAHVLEISSGADIMETLNIYAMQRGSGVCIFNGKGTVWNVIIHQHASSSLSGGVITLPGAFEIISITGTVLPPPAPPRFGSLSIFLSGGQGQVLGGKVVGPLIAKGAVILMVATFANAVFERIPLERHGGAERENAANGANQVQEVQPLISQAFTVIASVGTSLSLFNAGPAVDLPNNFVAPGPPI from the exons atgcgtttctcattatGTGGCCTAAatgacaatgccagag AACAACAACTCTACGGGGGGGGTGGCGGTTTTTTCCCAAAAAGTTGTCCACGAGGCCGTCCTCGTGGCTCCAAAAACAAGCCTAAGACTCCTGTTGTCCATAATTGTGAGAGCTCCAATGTTCTCGAGGCGCACGTTCTTGAAATTTCATCGGGCGCTGACATAATGGAGACCCTTAACATATATGCAATGCAGAGAGGCAGTGGTGTGTGTATCTTTAATGGGAAGGGGACAGTTTGGAATGTTATCATCCACCAACATGCTTCTTCTTCCTTGTCTGGGGGCGTTATTACACTGCCAGGTGCTTTTGAGATTATTTCGATTACTGGGACAGTGCTTCCTCCCCCGGCTCCACCAAGATTCGGGAGCCTATCGATCTTTTTATCAGGAGGACAAGGGCAGGTTCTTGGGGGAAAAGTGGTAGGTCCGCTGATTGCCAAAGGTGCAGTTATTTTGATGGTGGCTACTTTTGCCAATGCGGTATTTGAGCGTATACCATTGGAGAGGCACGGGGGAGCAGAGCGGGAAAATGCAGCAAATGGTGCTAATCAGGTGCAGGAGGTTCAGCCACTGATATCTCAGGCATTTACCGTGATAGCAAGTGTTGGTACTAGTCTTTCTTTATTTAATGCAGGGCCTGCTGTAGATTTGCCAAATAATTTTGTTGCACCAGGGCCTCCCATTTAG